The Actinoplanes sp. N902-109 genomic interval TCGGGTCCCGCACCGCGGCCAGCGAGCCGATCCGGTGGGAGATCGAGGAAGCCGCTCGCCGCAACAAGCGCATCGTCGCCGTCCGGATCCACGACGGGCCGTTCCCCCTGCCCGAGGGTCTGGCGGAGTGGCCGGTGCTGGACTGGGATGCGGCCCGGATGACGAAGGAGTTGGAAACCTGGCTCCCCACCGCACCGACGGCCACTATGGCGACAACTATCTGGACCGGTACGCCCGGCTGATCCGGCAGGCGGCCACCATCGACGACACCTGGGCCGAATCCGATGTGGTGCCGCTGTTCCGCATCTATGCGGTGCTGCTGCTCGCCCGGGGCGTCGAGGTGACCTCGGCCGACGTGCACAACGCCTGGGCCGCCTGGATGGCCGGTCGCGACTCCGGGCACGCCCAGCTCAAGCCGTACCCGGAACTGGCACCGGAGGTGGCCGGCCGGGACGAGCGCTACGCCGAGGCGATCCGGCAGGTGGCCCGGCTCATGGCTGCCAACCGGCCACGATGAACAGCGCGACCAGCGCGGCGACGACGTAGATCGCCATGAACACGAAGGGCACCCGGGTCTCGCTCTCGGTGAAGCTGCGATAGACCTTCGGGTCCGTCCCCCGGCCCAGGGCCGCCCACTCGGCCTCGAAGATCGACGCGGCGAAGTGCTTCTCCAGACGCAGGATGACCGCGAACTTCCCCTTGTTGAGCTGACCGAACGAGACCAGCAGGCTGCGCCAGGCCCAGCTGATGATGCAGCCGGTCAGGCAGAGCACGGCGACCACCGAGCTGTGGCTGCGCGGGTCGGCGCCGGCGCGCAGGACGAAACCCAGCGCCGTCAACAGCACCCCGTTCGCCGTCAGGAAGAACGTGTTGGTGCCCTGCCGGCGGGCCACCAGCGCCTCCGAGGTCTGCACCATGATCTTGTAGAGCTCGAAGAGCTGAGCCCGCTCGGCGTCACCCGTGGGTGGGCCGCCGGGCAGCAGCACCGATTCCACCCGGTCGGGCCGCGCCGCCGAGTCGTGCGTGACCGCGTTGGCCAGGTCGTTGAGGGACTCGGCGGCGTCGGCCGGGTTGCGCCGGACCCGCCACCGCAGCCGCACCGGCCGGAATCCCTCAAACACGAGGCGGGCTCTCCGGGCGTACGGACATGGCCACCGGCGGTAGCTCGCTGCCGTCGCGCAACTTCTTCAGCTCGGCCGCCAGCTCCCGGATCGACGCCGGCTCGTCCCCGCCGATCTCGATCGGGTGGAAGCCGTCGGCGATCTGTTCCGGGGTGGCACCGGCCAGGATCACCGGGTAGATCCGGCTTTCCTCGCCGAAGTAGTGCTTGTGCGCGTCGATCTCCCGCCGTACCCAGTTGTCGCGCTGGTCGCGCAGGATCACCCGGGGCGAGATGAGCGGCACCAGCGCCCGCGACTGCCGGATCGCCAGCCACAGCCGGCGCGGGAACTCGGCGCCGCGCCGCGGTTCGTCGCGGAACACCCGCAACCCGTCGGCCTCCAGCTCCTCGGCCCAGCGCCGGGCGACCTCGACGTCACCGGAGTTGTACGAGATGAAGGCGTCGTACTCGAAGCAGTCGCGGGCAGCCAGCCGGACAGCGGCGTGCAGGGCACCACACACCTCGGGTTCGAGCCGGAAGAACCCCTGGGCGTCGATGTGCAGGATCTTGACCGGTCGCCGGTCGATGCGGAAGGAGCGGCCCGGCAGCACCGCCACGTCCGGCACCTGCACCCAGAGCAGCGGGAACTCGGTGCCGGTCAACCGTCGGCCGGCCACCTCGGCGGCCCCGCCCGGCCCTTCGGTGCGCAGCTCGCCGGAGACCAGGAAGGAGATGCCGTCCCCCGCCACGGGGCTCTCCGCCTGGACGTCGGCCAGGCTGAGGCGGGCTCGCTCTCCCCGTACCTGGATCAAGTGGCAGTAGTCCGCCAGCGTGAGCAACGCGCTCTCCCAATCCCCGTCGCCGGCCGCAAGCGGGCCGTCCTCGCCCGGACCCAGCAGGAACGGCACGTGCTGGCTGACGTGTTCCAGCGCGCGGGCGGTCATGAAGTCGAGCACCCGGTCCAGCGAGCGCTCGGCCAGCCGGGTGGCGATCTGGGCGTAGCTGAACGCCAGCAGCGTGGTGTCGGTCAGCGCGACCAGGTCGGCGGTGCGGGTGCGGGACAGCGCGAACGCCAGCTCGCCCACCGTCTCGCCCTCCTGGTGGACGAACGCCGGACGGGCCGGGGCCTGCGCGGCGGCATCCCGGGCGGGCAGATAGACGCCGACCTGACCGTGCAGGATGAGGAACATCGTGTCGCCGCTGTCGCCGGTCCGGCAGATGTACTCGTTGTAACGCCGCTCGACGAGGTGGCCCACCCGCACGATGTCCCGCAGCGCGTCCATCCCGAGTTTCTCGAGGAACTGGTAGCTGGCGTTGGCATCGTCGTCATCGGGCAGGTCGCGGGTCAGGTGCCGCATCTGGAGCTGCTTCAGACAGCGCTCGGCCTCGGC includes:
- a CDS encoding cyclic nucleotide-binding domain-containing protein; the protein is MAEVPSYEVAIVSCDIVGHSAVRDHRLQADRVAAINAIMAATIAGCQPGAAVWASGGDGGHLVLRGKDWPDQALDLIRRLRSWAEHDAVHLRVTGHVGPVTDLVGADGRTQIVGDGINVAGWLLTRGAAAGVVVTRAFRDGVLADGERAGLTFHDERVLRDKSGEQRCLFLMSTAADPSGWDLPTETDRVLLRAAMKAHDGWTVLQQIKRITQADQGDAEAERCLKQLQMRHLTRDLPDDDDANASYQFLEKLGMDALRDIVRVGHLVERRYNEYICRTGDSGDTMFLILHGQVGVYLPARDAAAQAPARPAFVHQEGETVGELAFALSRTRTADLVALTDTTLLAFSYAQIATRLAERSLDRVLDFMTARALEHVSQHVPFLLGPGEDGPLAAGDGDWESALLTLADYCHLIQVRGERARLSLADVQAESPVAGDGISFLVSGELRTEGPGGAAEVAGRRLTGTEFPLLWVQVPDVAVLPGRSFRIDRRPVKILHIDAQGFFRLEPEVCGALHAAVRLAARDCFEYDAFISYNSGDVEVARRWAEELEADGLRVFRDEPRRGAEFPRRLWLAIRQSRALVPLISPRVILRDQRDNWVRREIDAHKHYFGEESRIYPVILAGATPEQIADGFHPIEIGGDEPASIRELAAELKKLRDGSELPPVAMSVRPESPPRV
- a CDS encoding TIR domain-containing protein, with the protein product MTVIRAFLSYRLEDLPARREFETEILSGVSCQLVDMPSDDAVDDWRRRYQEMIADVCGVIVLVGSRTAASEPIRWEIEEAARRNKRIVAVRIHDGPFPLPEGLAEWPVLDWDAARMTKELETWLPTAPTATMATTIWTGTPG